A single genomic interval of Gemmatimonadota bacterium harbors:
- a CDS encoding coproporphyrinogen III oxidase family protein — protein sequence MTEPAVAATQETRGRASHAIHGPPVRHLYVHAPFCARRCFYCDFAVHVDPEPSGAGPRSGDDSATPGPGGGTRAWLAALAGELASTRREGVFALAPRLRTLYVGGGTPSLLGPESMNALRSLLGETRFEDPDLEWTGEANPESFDLELAEAWRRAGVNRLSLGQQSFHEPTLRWMGRLHGSEGGARALSAARDAGFDNVSIDLMFGLPRRLGRDWTRDLDKALALEPEHVSLYGLTVEERTPLGRAVAEGKEAVADEERYREEYLEAAETLARAGYDHYELSNFALEGRQSRHNSACWLGSPYLGIGNGAHSYAHPLRRWNEPDWEEYHRRAIGGDLPEAGRELLTPDAERLERVWLALRTRRGLELERAGDGAARESARQLIRRWQRHDRAVVGAGRVRLTPKGWLLLDSLAVELAELLR from the coding sequence GTGACGGAGCCGGCGGTCGCCGCCACCCAGGAGACCCGTGGTCGAGCCTCTCACGCCATCCACGGACCGCCCGTCCGCCACCTCTACGTTCACGCCCCTTTTTGCGCACGCCGCTGCTTCTACTGCGACTTCGCGGTTCACGTCGATCCGGAGCCGTCCGGCGCCGGACCGAGGTCCGGAGACGATTCCGCGACTCCCGGTCCGGGCGGCGGGACTCGGGCTTGGCTGGCAGCTCTCGCGGGTGAGCTCGCCTCCACCCGACGCGAGGGCGTCTTCGCGCTCGCGCCTCGGTTGAGAACGCTCTACGTCGGCGGCGGCACACCATCGCTCCTGGGCCCCGAGTCCATGAACGCCCTCAGGAGCTTGCTGGGCGAGACTCGGTTCGAAGACCCCGATCTGGAGTGGACCGGCGAGGCGAATCCGGAGAGCTTCGACCTGGAGTTGGCGGAAGCCTGGCGACGAGCGGGGGTCAACCGTCTATCGCTGGGGCAGCAGTCCTTCCACGAACCGACGCTGCGCTGGATGGGACGGCTCCACGGATCGGAGGGCGGCGCTCGGGCTCTCTCCGCCGCTCGTGATGCGGGCTTCGACAACGTGAGCATCGACCTCATGTTCGGGCTGCCCCGAAGGCTCGGGCGCGACTGGACCCGAGACCTCGACAAGGCGCTGGCGCTCGAACCCGAGCACGTCAGCCTCTACGGACTTACTGTGGAGGAGCGAACTCCGCTCGGACGCGCGGTAGCTGAAGGAAAGGAGGCCGTAGCTGACGAAGAGCGCTATCGGGAGGAGTATCTGGAGGCGGCGGAGACGCTGGCTAGGGCCGGCTACGATCACTACGAACTCTCCAACTTCGCGCTCGAGGGACGGCAGAGTCGTCACAACTCGGCCTGCTGGCTGGGAAGCCCTTACCTCGGCATCGGCAACGGCGCCCACTCCTACGCCCATCCGCTGCGGCGCTGGAACGAACCGGACTGGGAGGAATACCACCGCCGAGCGATCGGAGGGGATCTCCCGGAGGCGGGACGCGAGCTTCTGACTCCGGATGCGGAGAGGTTGGAGCGGGTCTGGCTTGCTCTTCGTACCCGGCGCGGGCTCGAACTGGAACGGGCAGGGGACGGTGCGGCCCGAGAGAGCGCCCGGCAACTGATCCGGCGCTGGCAGCGACACGACCGGGCGGTTGTAGGGGCGGGACGCGTGCGGCTGACTCCCAAGGGCTGGCTCCTGCTGGATTCGCTCGCTGTCGAACTCGCCGAACTCCTGCGGTAG
- the dprA gene encoding DNA-processing protein DprA: MTQGTEAGSHDLDAGEIRALLILMGLPKVGPVVLNRLIRRFGSAGAALAADWRSFHRVAGPRFSGRDLRTSSENLARAEEGLTRIRRSGATVRLRGSPGFPPGLEAADTPPAAIFLRGRPEIVERPGIAIVGSRLATETGRDLSRRLAGAIAACGRPVVSGLARGIDAAAHRGALAAGGPTVAVLGCGVDVAYPRMNLRIFRKIAKEGALVSEFAPGEGAAPHHFPRRNRIIAALSEVVVVVEAGRKSGAMITVEHALRQGKDVWVAPGPAGASGWLGGRALIAEGATRLESIDEFITRTCGGPARPEEPALPPEEAALFARLGSEPVSVDELASGPEDVPRTLCVLATLEVDGLVESCPGAQFRRSR; encoded by the coding sequence GTGACCCAGGGTACCGAAGCCGGCTCCCATGACCTCGACGCCGGCGAGATACGGGCGCTGCTGATACTCATGGGGCTCCCCAAGGTCGGTCCGGTCGTCTTGAACAGGCTGATCCGGCGTTTCGGGTCGGCCGGAGCGGCCCTGGCCGCCGACTGGCGAAGCTTCCACCGCGTCGCCGGTCCTCGCTTCTCCGGTCGCGACCTGCGCACCAGTTCGGAGAACCTTGCCCGCGCCGAGGAGGGTTTGACGAGGATAAGGCGGTCCGGAGCGACGGTACGACTCCGAGGTTCGCCGGGCTTCCCGCCTGGCCTCGAGGCGGCGGATACGCCGCCGGCGGCGATCTTTCTCAGGGGCCGTCCGGAAATCGTCGAACGACCGGGCATAGCCATCGTGGGCTCGAGACTCGCGACCGAAACCGGGCGCGACCTCTCCCGTCGGCTTGCCGGGGCGATCGCCGCCTGCGGCCGGCCGGTGGTCAGCGGACTTGCTCGTGGAATCGACGCGGCCGCCCACCGAGGTGCGCTCGCTGCGGGCGGTCCGACCGTAGCCGTGCTCGGATGCGGCGTGGATGTCGCGTATCCGCGGATGAACCTGCGCATCTTCAGGAAGATCGCGAAGGAGGGAGCCCTTGTGTCCGAGTTCGCTCCCGGAGAAGGAGCCGCACCCCACCACTTTCCCCGTCGCAATCGCATAATCGCGGCCCTTTCCGAGGTCGTGGTGGTGGTTGAGGCGGGGCGGAAGAGCGGGGCCATGATCACGGTGGAGCATGCGCTCCGGCAGGGCAAGGACGTCTGGGTGGCGCCAGGTCCGGCCGGGGCTTCGGGGTGGCTGGGCGGCCGGGCGCTGATCGCCGAGGGCGCTACCCGGCTCGAGTCGATCGACGAGTTCATCACCCGAACCTGCGGCGGGCCCGCGCGTCCCGAGGAGCCGGCGCTTCCGCCCGAAGAGGCGGCGCTCTTCGCCCGACTCGGTTCCGAGCCGGTTTCGGTGGACGAGCTCGCCTCCGGTCCCGAGGACGTGCCCCGGACCCTGTGCGTGCTGGCGACGCTCGAGGTGGATGGGTTGGTGGAGAGCTGCCCGGGGGCGCAATTCCGCCGCAGCAGGTGA